In Kordiimonas sp. SCSIO 12610, the following are encoded in one genomic region:
- a CDS encoding glycosyltransferase — protein MPTRSDAVTRPLKPHNPNLISHTSFMHILVTSPIPSHPQDHGNRARVFTLCKALQAYGHQIHFVYSGFEGLTIAQECAMRATWDHTYILPLKTKKRPQSKRSHHLLDDWYDNAMTDCTEAIMRKWPIGACFANYVWCSRWLENVPSSIPTYIDTHDIFAERHQALKKDGITPQWFSTTKAEEGKGLNRATTVFAIQDLEAEAFKTRTHANVEVLGHLAHENFLAPTRIAKDTPLKIGFIGSTNMVNVRTFELLVAALQKHPDLIAKHRFFAAGSISNKDFARASNFECLGFVDDPKDFYQNMDIILNPNIGGSGLKIKSIEALAFGKPLIATHDAMIGIPTTQHYHSFKTIDDFCAGLAELCKSPDQIARLGKEGQAIFLEYQQRQQNTLQKHFPSENKGGATQALETSASEEHADA, from the coding sequence ATGCCTACGCGTTCCGACGCCGTCACTCGTCCTTTAAAGCCGCATAACCCAAACCTGATAAGCCATACCAGTTTCATGCATATCCTTGTCACATCGCCGATCCCGTCCCACCCGCAAGACCATGGGAATCGCGCGCGTGTTTTCACGCTCTGCAAAGCGCTGCAAGCTTATGGCCATCAGATACATTTTGTTTATTCAGGGTTTGAAGGGCTAACAATAGCGCAGGAATGCGCCATGCGCGCGACCTGGGATCACACCTATATTTTACCGCTTAAGACAAAGAAACGGCCGCAGTCGAAACGCAGTCATCACCTCCTTGATGATTGGTATGATAACGCCATGACCGACTGCACCGAAGCGATCATGAGAAAATGGCCCATTGGGGCCTGTTTTGCGAACTATGTCTGGTGTTCCCGCTGGTTGGAGAATGTTCCCTCATCCATTCCAACCTATATCGACACCCACGATATTTTTGCCGAACGACACCAGGCGTTGAAAAAGGATGGTATCACACCTCAGTGGTTCTCAACGACAAAAGCCGAGGAAGGAAAAGGCCTCAACCGCGCGACAACAGTATTTGCCATTCAGGACCTAGAGGCAGAAGCCTTCAAAACGCGAACCCATGCAAATGTTGAAGTGCTTGGCCATTTGGCGCATGAAAATTTTCTAGCGCCAACCCGTATTGCCAAAGATACACCCCTCAAAATAGGATTTATTGGCAGCACCAATATGGTCAATGTCCGAACTTTTGAGCTATTGGTAGCGGCCCTTCAAAAACATCCTGATCTGATTGCTAAACATCGTTTTTTTGCAGCAGGTTCAATTTCCAATAAGGATTTCGCCAGAGCATCAAACTTTGAATGTTTGGGTTTTGTGGATGACCCCAAGGATTTTTATCAAAATATGGATATTATCCTTAACCCAAACATCGGCGGCTCGGGTCTAAAGATCAAATCCATCGAAGCACTTGCGTTTGGCAAGCCCCTGATCGCAACCCATGATGCTATGATCGGCATTCCAACGACACAACACTATCATAGCTTCAAAACCATTGATGATTTTTGCGCCGGACTGGCCGAACTCTGTAAATCACCAGACCAGATCGCCCGCTTGGGCAAAGAAGGTCAGGCCATTTTCCTTGAATATCAACAACGGCAGCAAAATACGCTCCAAAAACATTTCCCATCAGAAAATAAGGGCGGGGCCACACAGGCATTAGAAACTTCCGCATCAGAGGAGCATGCTGATGCATAA
- a CDS encoding capsular biosynthesis protein — MLLQGPIGPFFAYMAEAITHAGANSFKINLNKGDAFFSTVGQSDEYHGTPAGWRDFLSRFVREHRIDAIIVYGDQRFYHRAAREIASLHDIRYFAFEEGYVRPGYVTFEEFGNNANSRFPTWFNDAYERGELGRAEIPAPLMAGYTFGGQIWNAIAYYVVKDWKFFGFKSVQHHRPGNWFTEMNAWILTWFRKQVTKRSEKGFVEKLVALKKQEKTPLYFVPLQVAVDSQILYHSRFDGMKDFLREVFISFAEYAPKDAILVLKHHPMDRGYNHYGDFVRKLVSEFSLNGRVHYVFDVDLYDLFKITDGCVTVNSTVGLIALKENVPTIAIGKAMYVDAGLTYSGNLDEFWQNSGSVNHDKLAVFEDFLKEETLIPGSFYGQRTETATAAVEKLARLLMV; from the coding sequence TTGCTGCTTCAGGGACCTATCGGCCCCTTTTTCGCTTATATGGCTGAAGCAATAACGCATGCGGGGGCAAACAGCTTCAAGATCAATCTCAATAAGGGGGATGCTTTTTTCTCCACTGTTGGGCAGTCGGATGAGTATCATGGAACGCCCGCGGGCTGGCGCGATTTCCTAAGCCGCTTTGTGCGCGAGCACAGGATTGATGCCATAATTGTTTACGGCGATCAGCGGTTTTACCACCGGGCAGCACGCGAGATCGCAAGCCTGCATGATATCCGTTATTTCGCCTTTGAAGAAGGGTATGTGCGGCCGGGCTATGTCACCTTTGAGGAATTTGGCAATAATGCAAACTCCCGGTTTCCTACATGGTTTAACGATGCCTATGAGCGAGGTGAGTTAGGCCGCGCAGAAATTCCGGCGCCCTTGATGGCAGGCTATACCTTTGGCGGTCAGATCTGGAATGCGATTGCATATTATGTGGTTAAAGACTGGAAGTTTTTTGGTTTCAAATCGGTACAACATCACAGACCCGGCAACTGGTTTACGGAAATGAATGCCTGGATTTTAACCTGGTTCAGGAAGCAGGTGACCAAACGCAGCGAAAAAGGGTTCGTTGAAAAGTTGGTGGCCTTGAAAAAACAGGAAAAAACGCCCCTTTATTTTGTTCCGCTTCAGGTCGCAGTTGATAGCCAAATCCTTTATCATTCGCGGTTTGACGGGATGAAGGATTTCCTGCGCGAAGTGTTTATATCCTTTGCTGAATATGCTCCAAAAGATGCAATTCTTGTTTTAAAGCATCACCCGATGGACCGCGGTTATAACCATTATGGTGATTTCGTCCGAAAGCTTGTGAGTGAGTTCAGCCTGAATGGACGGGTGCATTATGTGTTTGATGTGGACCTGTATGATTTATTTAAAATTACAGATGGCTGTGTCACCGTGAACAGTACTGTTGGCCTGATTGCCTTGAAGGAAAATGTACCAACAATTGCAATTGGCAAGGCCATGTATGTTGATGCGGGGCTTACATATTCTGGAAATCTCGATGAATTTTGGCAAAATTCAGGCAGCGTAAACCATGACAAGCTGGCAGTTTTTGAAGACTTTTTGAAAGAGGAAACCCTTATTCCCGGTAGTTTTTACGGCCAACGCACAGAGACAGCGACCGCGGCTGTTGAAAAGTTAGCGCGTTTGCTAATGGTTTAA
- a CDS encoding polysaccharide biosynthesis/export family protein, with the protein MFRTLFSKFPATLVALVSLIAFSAGGVSAQVQTAEVSPAANDEAVVEATEIKRVFGDFIFSGEFANQPFIGFNPDYEVSIGDKVSLQLWGAFDFTGQIPVDAQGNLFIPKVGPVNVSGVKNKDLNRIVTEAITGVFKKNVGVYASLDGAEPIKVYVAGFVRQPGLYAGHASDSVLFFLDRAGGIDSERGSYLNVKVLRGGKTYREVNLYDFVLDGYLPQFQFSDGDTVVVSAVTAQVGVLGEAQNPYLFEFSSKDATVADILALARPFPQATHVRINRNDRAKVEVEYVELAKANDVKIHPGDVLELISDKQQGTISIRVEGEHESVSEYILPYGARLGDVLSQVNFGENAQLDAIQLSRVSVKERQREALEAQLVALQNSVLTARSNTVQEASLRAQEAQLVLQWVERARAVEPKGIVSLARSTNKEDILLEPGDIIRIPRKSNFVMVHGDVLFPSAMAYQKGSTIRDYIDQAGGLSQPRGAVNILLLRRDGTFDKLTSSEVKSKKFNLQPGDEIFVLPRVQTKSLQIATDVLNIFYQLALSAGVVLGI; encoded by the coding sequence ATGTTTAGAACTCTATTTTCAAAATTCCCGGCGACGTTGGTGGCACTCGTTAGTTTGATTGCCTTCAGTGCTGGCGGTGTTAGCGCACAGGTACAAACCGCTGAGGTCAGCCCTGCTGCGAATGATGAAGCCGTCGTTGAAGCAACCGAAATAAAGCGGGTTTTTGGTGATTTTATTTTTTCTGGCGAATTCGCAAACCAACCCTTCATCGGTTTTAACCCTGATTATGAAGTTTCAATCGGCGACAAGGTAAGCCTACAGTTATGGGGTGCCTTTGATTTTACAGGCCAAATTCCGGTGGACGCGCAGGGAAATCTGTTTATCCCAAAGGTTGGCCCGGTGAATGTTTCAGGTGTCAAAAACAAAGACCTGAACCGGATTGTCACAGAAGCCATCACAGGTGTGTTCAAGAAAAACGTTGGTGTATACGCAAGCTTGGACGGTGCTGAACCCATTAAGGTTTATGTAGCCGGCTTCGTTCGCCAGCCGGGGCTTTACGCCGGGCATGCGTCAGATTCCGTATTGTTTTTCCTCGACAGGGCAGGCGGGATTGATAGCGAACGGGGTTCTTATCTGAATGTGAAGGTTTTAAGGGGCGGCAAAACATACCGTGAAGTAAATCTTTATGATTTTGTGCTCGATGGTTACCTACCGCAATTTCAATTTAGCGACGGTGATACGGTTGTGGTGAGTGCAGTTACCGCACAGGTCGGTGTGTTGGGTGAAGCCCAGAACCCTTATTTGTTTGAGTTTAGCTCGAAGGACGCGACGGTTGCAGATATTTTAGCATTGGCGCGCCCGTTCCCGCAGGCAACCCATGTTCGAATTAACCGCAATGACCGCGCGAAGGTTGAAGTTGAGTATGTGGAACTTGCTAAAGCAAATGATGTTAAAATTCATCCTGGTGACGTACTCGAATTAATTTCAGACAAACAACAGGGTACAATTTCCATTCGGGTAGAGGGCGAACACGAAAGCGTAAGCGAATATATTCTGCCTTATGGCGCTCGCCTCGGTGATGTGCTCTCGCAAGTGAATTTTGGCGAAAACGCTCAGTTGGATGCTATCCAGCTATCCCGTGTTAGTGTGAAAGAACGCCAGCGTGAAGCGCTCGAGGCGCAGTTGGTGGCGCTTCAGAACAGTGTTTTGACCGCGCGTTCGAATACGGTTCAGGAAGCAAGCTTGCGCGCACAGGAAGCGCAACTGGTCCTTCAATGGGTTGAGCGCGCCCGTGCCGTAGAGCCAAAAGGCATTGTTTCGCTCGCACGCTCAACAAACAAAGAAGACATTCTTTTGGAACCGGGTGATATCATCCGTATTCCGCGTAAAAGCAATTTTGTTATGGTTCACGGCGATGTTCTGTTTCCAAGCGCGATGGCGTACCAAAAAGGATCAACCATCCGCGATTATATCGATCAGGCTGGCGGCCTAAGCCAGCCACGCGGCGCTGTAAATATCCTTTTGCTTCGCAGGGACGGCACCTTTGACAAGCTGACAAGCAGCGAGGTGAAGAGCAAGAAATTTAACCTGCAACCGGGTGACGAGATTTTTGTTTTACCGCGGGTGCAGACAAAAAGCCTTCAAATCGCGACAGATGTCCTGAATATTTTCTATCAACTCGCGCTTTCAGCTGGTGTTGTTCTGGGAATATAA
- a CDS encoding YbjQ family protein, translating to MQDQNTPPESASENQSGQTPTPPEAPESPSPSNIDDGFLEWKQEMYANMPDWLVDLFFAGSSYTDMMARNFLQTFLVALAGWSLATYMEHRHNKKMSAREAELQDVIITTAKRAGPEMTQAMMVTGSVVVCHDFFRTLFIKLRQIIGGNIVHYERLLVRGRREAFIRMQEEAKLRGFNKIINVRFGSSHIAGRFLPAIELTAYGTGVRE from the coding sequence ATGCAGGACCAAAACACACCGCCAGAAAGCGCATCTGAGAACCAAAGCGGCCAAACCCCTACCCCGCCAGAGGCACCAGAAAGCCCAAGCCCTTCAAACATTGATGATGGTTTTCTGGAATGGAAACAGGAAATGTATGCCAACATGCCTGACTGGCTTGTTGATTTATTTTTTGCCGGGTCTTCCTATACGGATATGATGGCGCGGAATTTCCTCCAAACCTTCCTTGTCGCGCTCGCAGGGTGGTCGCTTGCCACCTATATGGAACACCGCCACAATAAAAAAATGAGTGCGCGCGAAGCCGAGCTTCAGGATGTGATCATCACAACCGCCAAACGCGCAGGCCCAGAAATGACACAAGCGATGATGGTCACGGGCTCAGTGGTTGTGTGCCATGATTTCTTCAGGACACTGTTTATCAAGCTTCGGCAGATCATCGGCGGTAATATTGTGCATTATGAGCGCTTGCTTGTGCGGGGCCGCCGCGAGGCCTTTATTCGCATGCAGGAAGAAGCAAAACTACGGGGCTTTAATAAGATAATTAACGTACGTTTCGGCAGCAGCCATATCGCAGGCCGTTTCCTACCCGCAATTGAACTCACGGCCTATGGGACAGGCGTGAGGGAGTAG
- a CDS encoding ABC transporter ATP-binding protein, which produces MISLKNVSKYYPTRFGPNYILKDLNIDIPDDRDVAILGKNGAGKTTLMRMIGGIDFPTRGKIVSDRFISWPLGIATGFNAVMTGRENVRYVCRIHGIKDTRPVEEFVREFAEIDDNFDLPIGGYSSGMRMKYGFAVSMGFDFDTYLMDEIMAVGDAAFKQKCSDTLKNKRSTSNIILVSHNMDIIREHCNAAIFLAYGRAEFYESVEQAIYRYIHS; this is translated from the coding sequence ATGATCTCGCTCAAGAACGTCTCGAAATATTATCCAACCCGCTTTGGCCCTAACTATATTCTAAAAGACCTGAATATTGATATTCCGGATGACCGTGATGTTGCTATTCTTGGCAAGAATGGTGCAGGCAAAACCACATTAATGCGGATGATTGGCGGGATCGACTTCCCGACAAGAGGAAAGATTGTCTCTGACCGCTTCATTTCCTGGCCGCTCGGGATTGCAACAGGCTTTAATGCCGTCATGACAGGGCGTGAGAATGTACGCTATGTTTGCCGTATCCACGGAATTAAAGACACCCGACCAGTTGAGGAATTTGTTCGCGAGTTCGCAGAAATTGACGATAATTTTGATCTGCCGATTGGCGGATATTCATCGGGCATGCGGATGAAATACGGATTTGCTGTATCGATGGGCTTTGATTTCGATACATATCTGATGGACGAGATTATGGCGGTTGGCGATGCCGCCTTTAAACAAAAGTGTAGTGATACACTTAAAAATAAGCGTTCCACATCGAATATTATTCTTGTGTCTCACAATATGGACATCATTCGTGAGCATTGTAATGCCGCGATTTTTCTTGCATATGGCCGCGCAGAATTTTACGAAAGTGTTGAACAAGCCATTTATCGATATATCCATTCATGA
- a CDS encoding ABC transporter permease, with protein MQARSALAIQKDVIFAIFIREISSRFGNNYAFGNIWLLLEPLVMISVFITLFGFRGIATLGNIEPPVFILITYVPFRMLWSGTMKKNMGAAGARGLFGFRQIRLFDVFLAYSLIEGGVYLTVKTIFVVALLWFGFDALPADPLLVIGYALTMWLFAIFFGILACMLSRIAKEVEKTINILTFPLMLASAVIYPITIVPPEYLGFFAYNPLAHASELMREAWISGYISPIADFKYLITWTVLLMAAAMSAYRLNWRWVMAT; from the coding sequence ATGCAGGCTCGCTCGGCGCTGGCAATCCAAAAAGATGTAATTTTTGCGATTTTTATTCGCGAGATCAGCAGCCGCTTCGGTAATAACTATGCCTTTGGTAATATCTGGCTATTGCTGGAGCCGCTTGTGATGATTTCCGTTTTCATTACATTGTTTGGCTTCCGCGGGATTGCAACGCTTGGTAATATTGAGCCTCCTGTTTTTATTCTAATTACTTACGTGCCTTTCCGTATGCTCTGGAGCGGCACGATGAAGAAAAACATGGGGGCTGCTGGCGCTCGCGGCCTGTTTGGCTTCAGGCAAATTCGTTTGTTTGATGTTTTCCTTGCCTATTCCCTGATCGAAGGCGGCGTGTATTTGACGGTTAAGACAATTTTTGTCGTTGCCTTGTTATGGTTTGGATTTGACGCCTTGCCTGCTGATCCGCTTTTGGTGATTGGGTACGCCCTGACCATGTGGTTGTTTGCTATTTTCTTTGGCATTCTTGCCTGTATGTTATCGCGGATCGCCAAGGAGGTTGAGAAAACGATTAACATCCTCACTTTCCCGTTGATGCTCGCGTCTGCGGTGATTTATCCGATTACGATTGTACCCCCTGAATATCTTGGTTTTTTTGCCTATAATCCGCTTGCCCATGCATCTGAATTGATGCGGGAGGCCTGGATATCAGGCTATATAAGCCCGATTGCCGATTTCAAGTATTTGATAACCTGGACGGTGCTTTTGATGGCGGCAGCGATGTCTGCATACCGGTTAAACTGGCGCTGGGTGATGGCAACATGA
- a CDS encoding DUF805 domain-containing protein: protein MEFKPDPLEQDSKDNSFWTPLFHTYLYSLRHSFDFKGRATRFEFIVFNVLSWVLLYLSLILTFGITTPFFALLILVANFALIVRRLHDIGVSGLWIIVGFIGVTIQPSLGSVFFLGWLYLWSGSKGENKYGENPRNIEGFWNLDKNTSVAKDEQ from the coding sequence ATGGAATTTAAACCAGATCCATTAGAGCAGGATAGCAAAGACAATAGTTTTTGGACGCCGCTTTTTCATACGTATCTATATTCACTGAGGCATAGTTTTGATTTTAAGGGCCGTGCAACACGGTTCGAATTTATCGTATTTAATGTTTTAAGTTGGGTTCTATTATATCTGTCGTTAATTTTGACTTTCGGTATAACAACGCCTTTTTTTGCGCTTCTGATTTTAGTTGCTAATTTTGCGCTTATTGTGCGGCGTCTGCATGATATTGGGGTATCAGGGCTTTGGATTATTGTAGGATTTATCGGTGTAACTATTCAGCCATCATTAGGAAGCGTGTTCTTTCTGGGATGGCTTTACCTTTGGTCAGGTTCGAAGGGAGAAAATAAATACGGCGAAAACCCGAGAAATATTGAAGGTTTTTGGAACCTAGATAAAAATACTTCTGTGGCCAAGGACGAACAATGA
- a CDS encoding YbjQ family protein: MIITNIESVPGRTIETELGLVQGSTVRGKHIGKDIGAWFKGIVGGEIKGYSELLMEGRDQALERMEADAKSKGADAVVNVRITTASVTGGAAELMAYGTAVKLAPIASAE, from the coding sequence ATGATCATCACGAATATAGAAAGTGTGCCGGGCCGCACAATTGAAACTGAACTGGGCCTCGTGCAGGGCTCAACCGTGCGCGGTAAACATATCGGCAAGGATATTGGCGCATGGTTCAAGGGTATCGTTGGCGGGGAAATTAAGGGGTATTCCGAACTTTTGATGGAAGGTCGCGACCAGGCGCTGGAACGTATGGAAGCTGACGCAAAATCAAAAGGCGCGGACGCAGTTGTGAACGTGCGGATCACCACCGCAAGCGTCACGGGCGGCGCCGCAGAATTAATGGCATATGGAACTGCGGTTAAACTTGCACCAATTGCATCGGCGGAATAA
- a CDS encoding tetratricopeptide repeat protein, which produces MRSISLFIVCVVLLFGGGAPAFSQVSDAQVEQMLIAACDGDDVASCKKLSAYYFGQVDKTAPADSDEQFAIRKKSAEAMAKSCDAGDKEACFEAGNMYVNGRGPYESRMTAVKFHEKACKLEHGRACSSLAVSNPKSREGQIALLRRGCFYDPQYGCMRLGDAYLQALGIERDLERAFGLYAGACKAGSKAACNMVASNERRLVEKLDKPDSEPKEWPYQCWVDRRAASCHFYAKYLEELIFEKDVDFANGPMEIENYTQLSCFFGFVQDCMKVARMDSFLLSDDHDKTRKYFAQLACDLDQQAGCELLEKLQKS; this is translated from the coding sequence ATGAGATCAATTTCATTATTCATCGTATGTGTTGTTCTGCTTTTCGGGGGTGGTGCGCCTGCCTTTTCTCAGGTTAGTGACGCACAGGTCGAGCAGATGTTGATCGCTGCTTGTGACGGCGATGATGTTGCGTCCTGTAAAAAACTCAGTGCATATTATTTTGGTCAAGTTGATAAAACAGCACCTGCAGACAGCGATGAACAGTTCGCTATTCGCAAAAAGTCAGCGGAAGCGATGGCCAAGAGTTGTGACGCCGGCGATAAGGAAGCATGTTTTGAGGCAGGTAATATGTATGTGAATGGCAGAGGCCCCTATGAAAGCCGGATGACTGCCGTGAAATTTCATGAAAAGGCATGTAAACTTGAGCATGGAAGAGCGTGTTCAAGTCTTGCTGTGTCTAACCCTAAAAGCAGAGAGGGACAAATTGCTTTGCTCAGGAGAGGTTGTTTTTATGATCCGCAATATGGATGCATGCGGCTTGGTGATGCTTATTTACAAGCCTTAGGTATAGAGCGTGATCTTGAAAGAGCGTTTGGCCTTTATGCCGGAGCCTGTAAAGCAGGAAGTAAAGCTGCATGTAATATGGTGGCGAGCAATGAACGTCGATTAGTTGAAAAGCTTGATAAGCCGGATAGTGAGCCAAAGGAATGGCCATACCAATGTTGGGTAGATCGCAGAGCTGCAAGCTGTCATTTCTATGCAAAATATCTTGAGGAATTGATATTCGAAAAAGATGTGGATTTCGCAAACGGCCCTATGGAGATAGAGAATTATACTCAACTATCGTGTTTTTTTGGTTTTGTTCAAGACTGTATGAAGGTTGCGCGAATGGACAGTTTTTTGCTGTCAGATGACCACGATAAGACAAGGAAATATTTTGCGCAGCTTGCCTGTGATTTGGATCAACAAGCGGGGTGCGAACTATTGGAAAAGCTTCAGAAAAGCTAA
- a CDS encoding SIS domain-containing protein, protein MKSSVDNNVLELPGNLKADLGTTIENIGNSFLKQGQALERLSQLYDEDSYRDAIRIALNTTGHMIVIGMGKSGHVARKISATLASTGTPSFFLHPAEASHGDLGMVTPGSTLLLISYSGETQEIVQLLPSLKAFGNKIIAITGAKSSTLGRAADVVLEIPISEEVCPNNLVPTTSIVVTIAIGDALAISLMTLRDFHAKDFARYHPGGSLGRRLLKKVGEVMLSSSVPTVDPSMVLLELAAEMAGGPAGVAVVLDENECPVGVVTKGQLGVALRVTRRVREVAAHQCMSKDFSVIRDDVIVDEAENMMRADEVKFLVVVNKDGKFVGLYKHDDL, encoded by the coding sequence ATGAAAAGCTCCGTTGATAATAACGTACTAGAGCTGCCCGGTAATTTAAAAGCTGATTTAGGCACCACAATCGAAAATATTGGAAATTCATTCCTCAAGCAGGGACAGGCGCTAGAGCGTTTGTCGCAGCTTTATGATGAAGATTCTTACCGCGATGCCATACGGATTGCCCTGAACACTACGGGGCATATGATCGTTATTGGTATGGGGAAATCAGGTCATGTTGCGCGCAAGATATCTGCGACACTGGCATCCACGGGGACGCCGTCTTTTTTCCTACACCCTGCTGAAGCATCCCACGGTGATTTGGGTATGGTCACACCGGGATCTACCTTACTATTGATTTCCTATTCAGGCGAAACGCAGGAAATTGTTCAGCTTTTGCCATCACTGAAGGCATTTGGAAACAAAATTATCGCCATTACGGGCGCGAAATCATCCACGCTTGGCCGAGCTGCAGATGTGGTTCTAGAAATTCCGATTTCTGAAGAGGTTTGCCCGAATAACTTGGTGCCAACAACATCGATTGTTGTTACGATCGCTATTGGTGATGCGCTCGCGATTTCCTTAATGACGCTGCGTGATTTTCATGCGAAGGATTTTGCGCGTTACCATCCTGGTGGTTCGCTTGGTCGCCGTTTGCTCAAGAAAGTTGGCGAGGTGATGCTGTCATCATCCGTTCCAACCGTCGATCCGAGCATGGTTCTTTTGGAATTGGCGGCTGAAATGGCGGGTGGTCCTGCGGGTGTTGCTGTTGTGCTTGATGAAAACGAATGCCCGGTCGGGGTTGTTACCAAAGGTCAGCTCGGCGTGGCGCTTCGTGTAACGCGGCGTGTTCGCGAGGTTGCAGCGCACCAGTGTATGAGCAAGGACTTTTCTGTAATCCGCGACGATGTCATCGTGGATGAAGCCGAAAATATGATGCGGGCGGATGAGGTGAAGTTTCTGGTCGTTGTCAACAAAGACGGGAAATTTGTTGGCCTATACAAGCATGATGATTTATAA
- a CDS encoding glycosyltransferase family A protein, whose translation MARSVKSAARKLIRDPLAFCLDSKFALLNKYGDETLKQQREDLKALGRARSDTLVTVIMTAFNTGKYVENALRSILEQSHKRLEVMVIDDASTDDTLDIIRNIARTDDRVKVFNSPVNHGTYWSKNWCLAKAKGDFVAFHDSDDVSHPDRIRIQLGAFQKWPDMKACTVRWERIIEGSNEDVLMQGKPSRTALISLMINRQRVLDQAGFFDCVRIAADSEYLARLGYVFGRKGVRNLRHVLYTGLLREGSLTTGNAGGTLWNLNVDAGGSDSTQGAQQSLNFERTLQGDRALYHTAFHDWHARVMNTSAKAKPDSIPDHTSEMKMPFPQPARKFAVPVSITGDCMDMELDAVKQLT comes from the coding sequence ATGGCCCGCAGCGTCAAATCGGCAGCACGAAAGCTTATTCGTGACCCTTTGGCGTTTTGTCTCGATTCGAAATTTGCTCTTTTGAATAAATACGGCGATGAAACGCTTAAGCAACAAAGGGAAGACTTGAAAGCACTGGGGCGTGCGCGCTCGGATACCCTTGTGACCGTTATCATGACTGCCTTTAATACAGGCAAATATGTTGAAAATGCCCTGCGGTCTATTCTGGAACAAAGCCATAAACGCCTTGAGGTTATGGTAATTGATGATGCGAGTACAGATGACACACTGGATATCATTAGAAATATCGCACGCACCGATGATCGGGTAAAAGTCTTTAACTCCCCTGTTAATCATGGAACTTACTGGTCAAAAAACTGGTGCCTTGCGAAAGCAAAAGGTGATTTTGTTGCCTTTCATGACAGCGATGATGTCTCGCATCCGGACCGCATTCGTATCCAACTGGGGGCGTTTCAAAAATGGCCAGATATGAAGGCATGCACGGTGCGCTGGGAGCGCATTATCGAGGGGTCGAACGAAGACGTATTGATGCAGGGGAAACCCAGCCGAACCGCCCTTATTAGCCTGATGATCAATCGCCAGCGTGTGCTCGATCAGGCGGGTTTTTTCGATTGTGTGCGAATTGCCGCCGATAGTGAATATCTTGCGCGCTTGGGCTATGTGTTTGGCCGCAAAGGGGTGAGAAACCTAAGGCATGTTCTTTATACCGGATTGTTGCGCGAGGGGTCATTAACAACGGGTAATGCTGGCGGTACCTTGTGGAATTTAAATGTTGATGCCGGTGGCAGCGATAGCACGCAAGGAGCGCAGCAGTCTTTAAATTTTGAACGCACGCTTCAGGGGGACCGCGCGCTTTATCATACGGCATTTCATGACTGGCATGCTAGGGTCATGAATACATCTGCGAAAGCTAAACCTGATTCGATCCCGGATCACACTTCAGAAATGAAAATGCCATTCCCGCAACCAGCGCGGAAATTTGCTGTACCAGTGTCTATCACTGGCGACTGTATGGATATGGAACTGGATGCCGTTAAGCAACTGACTTAG